In Vigna unguiculata cultivar IT97K-499-35 chromosome 3, ASM411807v1, whole genome shotgun sequence, a single genomic region encodes these proteins:
- the LOC114175567 gene encoding translationally-controlled tumor protein homolog, giving the protein MLVYKDLLTAFVWHDFLSVLFVLCCVGDELLSDSFPYREIENGMLWEVSGKWVVQGAIDVDIGANPSAEGGEDDGVDDQAIKVVDIVDTFRLQEQPAFDKKQFLVFMKRYIKLLIQKLDGEKQSLFKKHIEGATKFLLSKIKDLQFFVGESMHDDGSLVFAYYKDGATDPTFLYFAYALKEMKC; this is encoded by the exons ATGTTGGTTTACAAGGACCTCCTCACAG CCTTTGTATGGCATGATTTTCTCAGTGTTTTGTTTGTATTGTGTTGCGTAGGTGACGAACTTCTCTCGGACTCCTTCCCCTACAGAGAAATTGAGAATGGAATGTTGTGGGAAGTTTCTGGAAAG TGGGTTGTTCAAGGGGCAATTGATGTCGACATTGGCGCAAACCCTTCTGCTGAAGGTGGGGAAGACGATGGTGTCGACGACCAAGCTATCAAAGTTGTTGATATTGTTGACACATTCAGACTTCAG GAGCAACCTGCTTTTGACAAGAAGCAGTTTCTTGTCTTCATGAAGAGGTATATTAAGTTGTTGATCCAAAAACTTGATGGGGAGAAACAAAGtttgttcaagaaacacatcGAAGGAGCAACTAAATTCCTGCTCTCCAAGATCAAGGATCTTCAGTT CTTTGTTGGGGAGAGTATGCACGATGATGGGAGCTTGGTGTTTGCTTATTATAAGGATGGTGCCACTGATCCCACGTTTCTGTACTTCGCATATGCTCTCAAGGAGATGAAGTGCTAA
- the LOC114179816 gene encoding uncharacterized protein LOC114179816: MVPERQHGGGGGGGGGAPHGILLAVVVAIVVLVPFLVGDQGEAITEAISELLSPLGLLLLPILLLLTIQFLSSDRGSFVSALFSTGEPDTIHRVSGSPVGVALLLLLILFLLYNRFSIFGGDDSDD; this comes from the coding sequence ATGGTACCGGAAAGACAACACGGCGGCGGcggtggtggaggaggaggtgCGCCCCACGGGATCCTCCTGGCGGTGGTGGTGGCAATCGTCGTCTTGGTGCCCTTTCTGGTTGGGGATCAGGGCGAGGCCATAACCGAAGCAATCTCTGAGCTTCTGAGCCCATTGGGCCTCCTCCTCCTTCCCATCCTTCTCCTTCTCACCATCCAGTTCCTCTCCTCCGACCGCGGCTCCTTTGTCTCCGCCCTCTTCTCCACCGGCGAGCCCGACACCATCCACCGGGTGAGCGGCTCCCCCGTCGGCGTCGCACTCCTCCTCCTACTCATTCTCTTCCTCCTCTACAACCGCTTTTCCATCTTCGGTGGCGACGATTCCGATGATtga
- the LOC114178030 gene encoding kinesin-like protein KIN-13A: MGGQMQQSNAAATALYDHAGAGSLHNAAGPANDAGDAVMARWLQSAGLQHLASPLASTGIDQRLLPNLLMQGYGAQSAEEKQRLFKLMRNLNLNGESGSEPYTPTSQNLSGVAVSDGFYSPDFRGDFGAGLLDLHAMDDTELLSEHVISEPFEPSPFMPGGARAFEDDFNPINRKQERGEADADASVFVPTNEKENNTRENNVAKIKVVVRKRPLNKKELAKKEDDIVTAYDSAYLTVHEPKLKVDLTAYVEKHEFCFDAVLDENVTNDEVYRVTVEPIIPTIFERTKATCFAYGQTGSGKTYTMQPLPLRAAEDLVRQLHRPVYRSQRFKLWLSYFEIYGGKLFDLLSDRKKLCMREDGRQQVCIVGLQEFEVSDVQIVKEFIEKGNAARSTGSTGANEESSRSHAILQLVVKKHNEIKESKRNNNDGNEAKSGKVVGKISFIDLAGSERGADTTDNDRQTRIEGAEINKSLLALKECIRALDNDQIHIPFRGSKLTEVLRDSFVGNSKTVMISCISPNAGSCEHTLNTLRYADRVKSLSKSGNPRKDQAPNPVPPVNKEASPTSSLLAGMGAEDSNGQRQEIKATDLGRKAVEKERSLYSSSTDVDKQLSSFSSSYSYNGREDKSLASAPMDRERFEVKNSYGDSTSQKMNSYSLNVTDEKVQKVSPPRRKGTKEDKSERSINWVKRDSNGSNNTTSSKQQNTGNYNTVSTGSGQSETESSSDVNISAILEEEEALIAAHRKEIEDTMEIVREEMKLLAEVDQPGSLIDNYVTQLSFVLSRKAASLVSLQARLARFQHRLKEQEILSRKRVPR, translated from the exons ATGGGTGGCCAGATGCAGCAGAGCAATGCAGCGGCCACTGCTCTGTATGACCACGCCGGCGCCGGATCTCTCCATAATGCGGCGGGGCCGGCTAACGATGCCGGCGACGCCGTCATGGCGCGCTGGTTACAATCAGCCGGCTTGCAGCATCTGGCCTCTCCACTGGCTTCCACTGGTATCGATCAACGCCTCCTCCCCAATCTTCTTATGCAG GGTTATGGAGCGCAGTCTGCAGAAGAAAAGCAGAGGCTTTTTAAGTTAATGAGAAACCTCAATTTGAACGGGGAATCTGGTTCTGAGCCATATACGCCCACTTCCCAAAATTTAAGTGGAGTGGCAGTATCAGATGGGTTTTATTCTCCAGATTTCAGGGGAGATTTTGGAGCCGGGCTCCTGGATCTTCATGCTATGGATGATACAGAGCTTTTGTCCGAG CATGTTATTTCAGAACCCTTTGAGCCATCACCTTTTATGCCTGGAGGTGCTAGAGCTTTTGAAGATGACTTCAATCCAATTAACAGAAAGCAGGAAAGAGGAGAAGCAGATGCTGATGCATCAGTTTTTGTGCCTACAAATGAAAAAGAGAATAATACAAGAGAAAATAATGTTGCTAAGATTAAAGTTGTG GTACGCAAAAGACCTTTAAATAAGAAGGAGCTTGCTAAGAAGGAGGATGACATTGTAACTGCATATGACAGTGCATATTTGACAGTCCATGAACCAAAACTAAAG GTGGATTTGACAGCTTATGTGGAGAAGCATGAGTTCTGTTTTGATGCTGTTCTTGATGAGAATGTTACCAATGACGAA GTATATCGAGTTACGGTCGAACCAATTATTCCTACAATTTTTGAGAGAACCAAAGCTACTTGTTTTGCTTATGGTCAGACAG GAAGTGGCAAAACATACACAATGCAACCGTTGCCGCTCAGAGCTGCTGAAGACCTTGTTAGACAGTTGCATCGACCAGTATATCGAAGCCAGAGATTTAAATTGTGGCTTAGCTACTTTGAGATATATGGTGGAAAACTTTTTGATCTTCTTAGTGACAGAAA AAAACTCTGCATGAGAGAAGATGGACGGCAGCAAGTGTGTATTGTAGGACTTCAAGAATTTGAAGTGTCTGATGTACAGATTGTCAAAGAATTCATTGAAAAGGGTAATGCAGCCAGAAGTACGGGGTCAACTGGTGCAAATGAGGAGTCCTCCAGGTCCCATGCTATCTTGCAACTGGTTGTAAAGAAGCACAATGAGATAAAAGAGAGTAAGCGGAACAATAATGATGGAAATGAGGCAAAAAGTGGGAAGGTTGTGGGGAAGATATCTTTTATTGATCTTGCTGGAAGTGAAAGAGGTGCTGATACTACTGACAATGACCGTCAAACAAG GATCGAAGGTGCTGAAATCAACAAGAGTCTTTTGGCTTTGAAGGAGTGCATCCGGGCTTTGGATAATGATCAGATCCATATTCCTTTTCGGGGAAGCAAACTTACGGAAGTGCTCCGTGACTCCTTTGTTGGAAATTCAAAAACTGTTATGATCTCTTGTATATCCCCAAATGCTGGGTCTTGTGAACACACACTTAATACCTTGAGATATGCAGACCG AGTTAAAAGTCTATCCAAGAGTGGAAATCCTCGGAAGGACCAGGCCCCAAATCCAGTTCCACCAGTGAATAAAGAGGCTTCACCAACATCTTCACTTCTTGCTGGCATGGGTGCAGAGGATTCTAATGGTCAGCGTCAAGAGATAAAAGCAACGGACTTGGGCAGAAAAGCTGTAGAAAAGGAAAGATCTTTGTACAGCTCTTCCACTGATGTTGACAAACAACTATCAAGTTTCTCTTCTAGTTATTCATACAATGGGCGAGAAGATAAAAGCCTGGCTTCTGCTCCAATGGACAGGGAAAGGTTTGAAGTAAAGAATTCTTACGGTGATTCTACCAGTCAAAAGATGAACTCTTATTCCCTAAATGTTACAGATGAGAAAGTGCAAAAGGTGTCTCCTCCACGCAGAAAAGGAACCAAGGAGGACAAATCCGAAAGATCTATAAATTGGGTAAAAAGGGATTCCAATGGTTCTAATAACACCACAAGTTCCAAGCAGCAGAACACAGGAAATTATAACACAGTTAGCACTGGATCGGGGCAGTCTGAAACAGAATCCTCTTCTGACGTGAATATCAGCGCAATACTTGAG GAGGAAGAAGCACTAATTGCTGCTCATAGGAAAGAAATTGAGGACACAATGGAGATTGTTCGTGAA GAAATGAAACTATTGGCAGAAGTGGACCAGCCAGGAAGTCTAATTGACAACTATGTAACTCAATTGAGTTTTGTGCTTTCTCGCAAAGCAGCTAGCCTGGTGAGTCTTCAAGCTCGCCTCGCAAGGTTCCAACATCGACTAAAAGAACAAGAGATACTAAGTAGAAAAAGAGTACCCCGTTAA